In Eriocheir sinensis breed Jianghai 21 chromosome 18, ASM2467909v1, whole genome shotgun sequence, the genomic stretch CCACCAGTAACAATGATAGAGTGAGCCCTGCCACCAGTAACAATGATAAGGTGAGCCCCGCCACCAGTAACAATGATAGAGTGAGCCCCGCCACCAGTAACAATGATAGAGTGAGCCCCACCACCAGTAACAATGATAGAGTGAGCCCCACCACCAGTAACAATGATAAAGTGAGCCCTGCCACCAGTAACAATGATAAGGTGAGCCCCGCCACCAGTAACAATGATAGAGTGAGCCCTGCCACCAGTAACAATGATAAGGTGAGCCCCGCCACCAGTAACAATGATAGAGTGAGCCCCGCCACCAGTAACAATGATAGAGTGAGCCCTGCCACCAGTAACAATGATAGAGTGAGCCCTGCCACCAGTAACAATGATAGAGTGAGCCCCGCCGCCAGTAACAATGATAGAGTGAGCCCCACCACCAGTAACAATGATAGAGTGAGCCCTGCCACCAGTAACAATGATAGAGTGAGCCCCACCACCAGTAACAATGATAGAGTGAGCCCCACCACCAGTAACAATGATAGAGTGAGCCCCACCACCAGTAACAATGATAGAGTGAGCCCCGCCACCAGTAACAATGATAGAGTGAGCCCCGCCACCAGTAACAATGATAGAGTGAGCCCCACCACCAGTAACAATGATAGAGTGAGCCCCACCACCAGTAACAATGATAGAGTGAGCCCCACCACCAGTAACAATGATAGAGTGAGCCCCACCACCAGTAACAATGATAGAGTGATCCCCGCCACCAGTAACAATGATAGAGTGAGCCCCGCCACCAGTAACAATGATAGAGTGAGCCCCACCACCAGTAACAATGATAGAGTGATCCCCGCCACCAGTAACAATGATAGAGTGAGCCCCGCCACCAGTAACAATAAGGTGTGTCCTGCCACCAGCTTTGGTACCACTAAAAGTGACAGCCCATCCTTCACCACCAGTAGTAGTGATGACAGCCCTGCCTTCACCATCTCCAGTAATGCTAGAAGCCTCATCACTAATAATGAAAGTTTCAGTACCATCAGTAACAATGAAAGTTTTGGTACCACGAATAGTGACAGCCCTTCATTCACTATTAGTAATCATGAAAGCCTCATCCTTAGGAGCAACCGAAGCTCATTGACCACATCCTGCAATGAGAGCCTGGAATGTGGAGGCAGCAGCGACTCTGCTTATCTTATGCTTGCCAAGGAACAGTGCACTCGCATGGGTATGGATCTGACTCTGCAAAAAGATAGTGAAATCACATATGTCATAGCCACAGATGATAAACACACTGGCTACAACAGCCACAAGAAAGCAAATGTTACTTTCcaaagagaaaatgacaaaacctATTATGTGCCCACTGAAGATAAACTTAGTGGTTACAACAGTGACAAGGAAGCAAACATGACACCCTCTAAAAATGTTGATGTTACATATGCTGTACCCACAACTGATAAACATTGTGGTTATAGCAGTCATGAAGAAACAACTGTGAAATCTCGGCCAGATGTTGATGCCACATACGTTGTACCTACTAACAAACCTTTTAATGTGTCAAACTTTGGTATGGAAAATGATGAGTTTTTGTTGAATGATACTGTTATCAAGATGGCTGATGACACATTTGTGCTGGGTAAAATTCCAAATGAATCATTGCTTTATGCCAATGATCATGATGACAGTCTACAGATATTTCCAAACAAACGAAAAGCCAATCAAAAGGCAGGTCCTCATAGTGAGGccaaggaaaagagggagtgcACCTTAGATGTTAAATCTGCTGTGCTCGCAAAAATCCTAAAGGAATCTGATAGAAATGAGGAGAGGCAGGTTGATGCTGAACTGCAAGCTGAGGTGTTTGGCACATCTGTAGAGGGAGACACTTGTGGCACAACCGAAGAGAGCCTGAACTCCACAGTTCACGAAGAGGAAAACTGTAAGAAAATGATAATTGAGGAGTTTGATAATTCAAAGAAAGATAATCCCACTTACACAGAAACAAGAGATCTCAAATCAAATAGTGGGACAAAGAAAAGTGCTAAAAAAGATGCCAAAATAGAAAGCAAGAAATGTATTGCCACAGATGAAGATTCGAAGGACATTTTAATGAAGCAAGTGAAAAGCAGCGGTTGTCCAAAGAAAAACCGTCAGAAGAACACTGAAGTGAGCTGctatgaagaggaagataaagaaaatatagaatCAAAAGAAGTCAAGCCAAGGagcaaaccaaagaaaaaaactgaagtgAAGCCTCTTGAAGACATTATACAGAGAAGCAAATGTGAAATGAAAGCAGCAGTAAAGACAACTGAAACAGTAGATGAGATAATAAATgatgaaagcaaaacaaaaggaagaggtaCAGAAAGGAGCAGtcgaagaacaaaaggaaaagaatctTTTGTTGATTCTCCTGATGACATATTCTTTAAGTCAAAGTTTGATAAAGCAAAAGACGTAAAAATAGAGACCGGAGACCTAAAAAACACAGTGGTAGATGACATGAAGAATGTTGTAAAAcctaaaggaagaaggaaggcagctcacaaaaggtcaTCTAGTGATGATGAAGCTGTAACAAAAGATTTGAAAGCAGTTAAAGGTATAAAATTAGTAACTGAGGAATTCAACAATACATTGACCAAAGATGTA encodes the following:
- the LOC127000278 gene encoding serine-rich adhesin for platelets-like isoform X21, translated to MDHPSKTLQEKNLEEITAALLDEKYLVNGFGVASSQWEAGKLAKVYQRLLSVHSDIFDFEDEAAPLSRHLAHVCKCLRLLGIGYLAPKLQDLTDKSRALRIISALDDKISAKYKSHMAARRVRMVMKKEDQKSRLKPRPATAQEETVVPERVKASHPDTPDSQKYMIPSGRQLQRTPVGQEKHKPSQPAICGYESLTCITSNSEADTAIPSIDKRATSTSSNEESTDGSPASPSMAKSLRPPSLTRNNENQYAITSQDRTQAPITINSGIVAPITSNNDRVSPATSNNDKVSPATSNNDKVSPATSNNDRVSPATSNNDKVSPATSNNDKVSPATSNNDRVSPATSNNDKVSPTTSNNDKVSPTTSNNDRVSPATSNNDKVSPATSNNDRVSPATSNNDRVSPTTSNNDRVSPTTSNNDKVSPATSNNDKVSPATSNNDRVSPATSNNDKVSPATSNNDRVSPATSNNDRVSPATSNNDRVSPATSNNDRVSPAASNNDRVSPTTSNNDRVSPATSNNDRVSPTTSNNDRVSPTTSNNDRVSPTTSNNDRVSPATSNNDRVSPATSNNDRVSPTTSNNDRVSPTTSNNDRVSPTTSNNDRVSPTTSNNDRVIPATSNNDRVSPATSNNDRVSPTTSNNDRVIPATSNNDRVSPATSNNKVCPATSFGTTKSDSPSFTTSSSDDSPAFTISSNARSLITNNESFSTISNNESFGTTNSDSPSFTISNHESLILRSNRSSLTTSCNESLECGGSSDSAYLMLAKEQCTRMGMDLTLQKDSEITYVIATDDKHTGYNSHKKANVTFQRENDKTYYVPTEDKLSGYNSDKEANMTPSKNVDVTYAVPTTDKHCGYSSHEETTVKSRPDVDATYVVPTNKPFNVSNFGMENDEFLLNDTVIKMADDTFVLGKIPNESLLYANDHDDSLQIFPNKRKANQKAGPHSEAKEKRECTLDVKSAVLAKILKESDRNEERQVDAELQAEVFGTSVEGDTCGTTEESLNSTVHEEENCKKMIIEEFDNSKKDNPTYTETRDLKSNSGTKKSAKKDAKIESKKCIATDEDSKDILMKQVKSSGCPKKNRQKNTEVSCYEEEDKENIESKEVKPRSKPKKKTEVKPLEDIIQRSKCEMKAAVKTTETVDEIINDESKTKGRGTERSSRRTKGKESFVDSPDDIFFKSKFDKAKDVKIETGDLKNTVVDDMKNVVKPKGRRKAAHKRSSSDDEAVTKDLKAVKGIKLVTEEFNNTLTKDVEIGSVQRRGRRQRAVVKYFSDDEVENESIKAADVKLYTQELKDTENTMTLTHDAEKKGVKSRGRRQKIIHKKFSSSNETETDATMNTTTAESLKFRTEGPQNTVTCDIQMKSVKSKARRQRANHKKSSDDEAELNDTKMSVTAAEGIKLDTGGFESVIIHGIKKKTVKSKGRQRAILKKSPSDAETELDDTKMSVKAVNGGKIDTAQLESTIADDTENKSIKSKGRKGRAIHKKIPTDYETEMNDIKMSVAAAQDVKSHTEEFECSVAHDSGKKSVKSKGRKQRAVQKKLPIDDETKMNDTKVSVAAAQDVNSCTEELECSVAHDIKKTAVKSKGGRRATRTKFSSDDGTETQDAKIITAVKSENDETKVTGRKGKGKSEENEEPHVASRGRRCKSKAIEAMKAMLDDSYS
- the LOC127000278 gene encoding serine-rich adhesin for platelets-like isoform X31; translated protein: MDHPSKTLQEKNLEEITAALLDEKYLVNGFGVASSQWEAGKLAKVYQRLLSVHSDIFDFEDEAAPLSRHLAHVCKCLRLLGIGYLAPKLQDLTDKSRALRIISALDDKISAKYKSHMAARRVRMVMKKEDQKSRLKPRPATAQEETVVPERVKASHPDTPDSQKYMIPSGRQLQRTPVGQEKHKPSQPAICGYESLTCITSNSEADTAIPSIDKRATSTSSNEESTDGSPASPSMAKSLRPPSLTRNNENQYAITSQDRTQAPITINSGIVAPITSNNDRVSPATSNNDKVSPATSNNDKVSPATSNNDRVSPATSNNDKVSPTTSNNDKVSPTTSNNDRVSPATSNNDKVSPATSNNDRVSPATSNNDRVSPTTSNNDRVSPTTSNNDKVSPATSNNDKVSPATSNNDRVSPATSNNDKVSPATSNNDRVSPATSNNDRVSPATSNNDRVSPATSNNDRVSPAASNNDRVSPTTSNNDRVSPATSNNDRVSPTTSNNDRVSPTTSNNDRVSPTTSNNDRVSPATSNNDRVSPATSNNDRVSPTTSNNDRVSPTTSNNDRVSPTTSNNDRVSPTTSNNDRVIPATSNNDRVSPATSNNDRVSPTTSNNDRVIPATSNNDRVSPATSNNKVCPATSFGTTKSDSPSFTTSSSDDSPAFTISSNARSLITNNESFSTISNNESFGTTNSDSPSFTISNHESLILRSNRSSLTTSCNESLECGGSSDSAYLMLAKEQCTRMGMDLTLQKDSEITYVIATDDKHTGYNSHKKANVTFQRENDKTYYVPTEDKLSGYNSDKEANMTPSKNVDVTYAVPTTDKHCGYSSHEETTVKSRPDVDATYVVPTNKPFNVSNFGMENDEFLLNDTVIKMADDTFVLGKIPNESLLYANDHDDSLQIFPNKRKANQKAGPHSEAKEKRECTLDVKSAVLAKILKESDRNEERQVDAELQAEVFGTSVEGDTCGTTEESLNSTVHEEENCKKMIIEEFDNSKKDNPTYTETRDLKSNSGTKKSAKKDAKIESKKCIATDEDSKDILMKQVKSSGCPKKNRQKNTEVSCYEEEDKENIESKEVKPRSKPKKKTEVKPLEDIIQRSKCEMKAAVKTTETVDEIINDESKTKGRGTERSSRRTKGKESFVDSPDDIFFKSKFDKAKDVKIETGDLKNTVVDDMKNVVKPKGRRKAAHKRSSSDDEAVTKDLKAVKGIKLVTEEFNNTLTKDVEIGSVQRRGRRQRAVVKYFSDDEVENESIKAADVKLYTQELKDTENTMTLTHDAEKKGVKSRGRRQKIIHKKFSSSNETETDATMNTTTAESLKFRTEGPQNTVTCDIQMKSVKSKARRQRANHKKSSDDEAELNDTKMSVTAAEGIKLDTGGFESVIIHGIKKKTVKSKGRQRAILKKSPSDAETELDDTKMSVKAVNGGKIDTAQLESTIADDTENKSIKSKGRKGRAIHKKIPTDYETEMNDIKMSVAAAQDVKSHTEEFECSVAHDSGKKSVKSKGRKQRAVQKKLPIDDETKMNDTKVSVAAAQDVNSCTEELECSVAHDIKKTAVKSKGGRRATRTKFSSDDGTETQDAKIITAVKSENDETKVTGRKGKGKSEENEEPHVASRGRRCKSKAIEAMKAMLDDSYS
- the LOC127000278 gene encoding serine-rich adhesin for platelets-like isoform X24 yields the protein MDHPSKTLQEKNLEEITAALLDEKYLVNGFGVASSQWEAGKLAKVYQRLLSVHSDIFDFEDEAAPLSRHLAHVCKCLRLLGIGYLAPKLQDLTDKSRALRIISALDDKISAKYKSHMAARRVRMVMKKEDQKSRLKPRPATAQEETVVPERVKASHPDTPDSQKYMIPSGRQLQRTPVGQEKHKPSQPAICGYESLTCITSNSEADTAIPSIDKRATSTSSNEESTDGSPASPSMAKSLRPPSLTRNNENQYAITSQDRTQAPITINSGIVAPITSNNDRVSPATSNNDKVSPATSNNDRVSPATSNNDKVSPATSNNDKVSPATSNNDRVSPATSNNDKVSPTTSNNDKVSPTTSNNDRVSPATSNNDKVSPATSNNDRVSPATSNNDRVSPTTSNNDRVSPTTSNNDKVSPATSNNDKVSPATSNNDRVSPATSNNDKVSPATSNNDRVSPATSNNDRVSPATSNNDRVSPATSNNDRVSPAASNNDRVSPTTSNNDRVSPATSNNDRVSPTTSNNDRVSPTTSNNDRVSPTTSNNDRVSPATSNNDRVSPATSNNDRVSPTTSNNDRVSPTTSNNDRVSPTTSNNDRVSPTTSNNDRVIPATSNNDRVSPATSNNDRVSPTTSNNDRVIPATSNNDRVSPATSNNKVCPATSFGTTKSDSPSFTTSSSDDSPAFTISSNARSLITNNESFSTISNNESFGTTNSDSPSFTISNHESLILRSNRSSLTTSCNESLECGGSSDSAYLMLAKEQCTRMGMDLTLQKDSEITYVIATDDKHTGYNSHKKANVTFQRENDKTYYVPTEDKLSGYNSDKEANMTPSKNVDVTYAVPTTDKHCGYSSHEETTVKSRPDVDATYVVPTNKPFNVSNFGMENDEFLLNDTVIKMADDTFVLGKIPNESLLYANDHDDSLQIFPNKRKANQKAGPHSEAKEKRECTLDVKSAVLAKILKESDRNEERQVDAELQAEVFGTSVEGDTCGTTEESLNSTVHEEENCKKMIIEEFDNSKKDNPTYTETRDLKSNSGTKKSAKKDAKIESKKCIATDEDSKDILMKQVKSSGCPKKNRQKNTEVSCYEEEDKENIESKEVKPRSKPKKKTEVKPLEDIIQRSKCEMKAAVKTTETVDEIINDESKTKGRGTERSSRRTKGKESFVDSPDDIFFKSKFDKAKDVKIETGDLKNTVVDDMKNVVKPKGRRKAAHKRSSSDDEAVTKDLKAVKGIKLVTEEFNNTLTKDVEIGSVQRRGRRQRAVVKYFSDDEVENESIKAADVKLYTQELKDTENTMTLTHDAEKKGVKSRGRRQKIIHKKFSSSNETETDATMNTTTAESLKFRTEGPQNTVTCDIQMKSVKSKARRQRANHKKSSDDEAELNDTKMSVTAAEGIKLDTGGFESVIIHGIKKKTVKSKGRQRAILKKSPSDAETELDDTKMSVKAVNGGKIDTAQLESTIADDTENKSIKSKGRKGRAIHKKIPTDYETEMNDIKMSVAAAQDVKSHTEEFECSVAHDSGKKSVKSKGRKQRAVQKKLPIDDETKMNDTKVSVAAAQDVNSCTEELECSVAHDIKKTAVKSKGGRRATRTKFSSDDGTETQDAKIITAVKSENDETKVTGRKGKGKSEENEEPHVASRGRRCKSKAIEAMKAMLDDSYS
- the LOC127000278 gene encoding serine-rich adhesin for platelets-like isoform X17 gives rise to the protein MDHPSKTLQEKNLEEITAALLDEKYLVNGFGVASSQWEAGKLAKVYQRLLSVHSDIFDFEDEAAPLSRHLAHVCKCLRLLGIGYLAPKLQDLTDKSRALRIISALDDKISAKYKSHMAARRVRMVMKKEDQKSRLKPRPATAQEETVVPERVKASHPDTPDSQKYMIPSGRQLQRTPVGQEKHKPSQPAICGYESLTCITSNSEADTAIPSIDKRATSTSSNEESTDGSPASPSMAKSLRPPSLTRNNENQYAITSQDRTQAPITINSGIVAPITSNNDRVAPITSNNDRVAPITSNNDKVSPATSNNDKVSPATSNNDKVSPATSNNDKVSPATSNNDKVSPATSNNDRVSPATSNNDKVSPTTSNNDKVSPTTSNNDRVSPATSNNDKVSPATSNNDRVSPATSNNDRVSPTTSNNDRVSPTTSNNDKVSPATSNNDKVSPATSNNDRVSPATSNNDKVSPATSNNDRVSPATSNNDRVSPATSNNDRVSPATSNNDRVSPAASNNDRVSPTTSNNDRVSPATSNNDRVSPTTSNNDRVSPTTSNNDRVSPTTSNNDRVSPATSNNDRVSPATSNNDRVSPTTSNNDRVSPTTSNNDRVSPTTSNNDRVSPTTSNNDRVIPATSNNDRVSPATSNNDRVSPTTSNNDRVIPATSNNDRVSPATSNNKVCPATSFGTTKSDSPSFTTSSSDDSPAFTISSNARSLITNNESFSTISNNESFGTTNSDSPSFTISNHESLILRSNRSSLTTSCNESLECGGSSDSAYLMLAKEQCTRMGMDLTLQKDSEITYVIATDDKHTGYNSHKKANVTFQRENDKTYYVPTEDKLSGYNSDKEANMTPSKNVDVTYAVPTTDKHCGYSSHEETTVKSRPDVDATYVVPTNKPFNVSNFGMENDEFLLNDTVIKMADDTFVLGKIPNESLLYANDHDDSLQIFPNKRKANQKAGPHSEAKEKRECTLDVKSAVLAKILKESDRNEERQVDAELQAEVFGTSVEGDTCGTTEESLNSTVHEEENCKKMIIEEFDNSKKDNPTYTETRDLKSNSGTKKSAKKDAKIESKKCIATDEDSKDILMKQVKSSGCPKKNRQKNTEVSCYEEEDKENIESKEVKPRSKPKKKTEVKPLEDIIQRSKCEMKAAVKTTETVDEIINDESKTKGRGTERSSRRTKGKESFVDSPDDIFFKSKFDKAKDVKIETGDLKNTVVDDMKNVVKPKGRRKAAHKRSSSDDEAVTKDLKAVKGIKLVTEEFNNTLTKDVEIGSVQRRGRRQRAVVKYFSDDEVENESIKAADVKLYTQELKDTENTMTLTHDAEKKGVKSRGRRQKIIHKKFSSSNETETDATMNTTTAESLKFRTEGPQNTVTCDIQMKSVKSKARRQRANHKKSSDDEAELNDTKMSVTAAEGIKLDTGGFESVIIHGIKKKTVKSKGRQRAILKKSPSDAETELDDTKMSVKAVNGGKIDTAQLESTIADDTENKSIKSKGRKGRAIHKKIPTDYETEMNDIKMSVAAAQDVKSHTEEFECSVAHDSGKKSVKSKGRKQRAVQKKLPIDDETKMNDTKVSVAAAQDVNSCTEELECSVAHDIKKTAVKSKGGRRATRTKFSSDDGTETQDAKIITAVKSENDETKVTGRKGKGKSEENEEPHVASRGRRCKSKAIEAMKAMLDDSYS
- the LOC127000278 gene encoding serine-rich adhesin for platelets-like isoform X23; the encoded protein is MDHPSKTLQEKNLEEITAALLDEKYLVNGFGVASSQWEAGKLAKVYQRLLSVHSDIFDFEDEAAPLSRHLAHVCKCLRLLGIGYLAPKLQDLTDKSRALRIISALDDKISAKYKSHMAARRVRMVMKKEDQKSRLKPRPATAQEETVVPERVKASHPDTPDSQKYMIPSGRQLQRTPVGQEKHKPSQPAICGYESLTCITSNSEADTAIPSIDKRATSTSSNEESTDGSPASPSMAKSLRPPSLTRNNENQYAITSQDRTQAPITINSGIVAPITSNNDRVSPATSNNDKVSPATSNNDKVSPATSNNDKVSPATSNNDKVSPATSNNDRVSPATSNNDKVSPTTSNNDKVSPTTSNNDRVSPATSNNDKVSPATSNNDRVSPATSNNDRVSPTTSNNDRVSPTTSNNDKVSPATSNNDKVSPATSNNDRVSPATSNNDKVSPATSNNDRVSPATSNNDRVSPATSNNDRVSPATSNNDRVSPAASNNDRVSPTTSNNDRVSPATSNNDRVSPTTSNNDRVSPTTSNNDRVSPTTSNNDRVSPATSNNDRVSPATSNNDRVSPTTSNNDRVSPTTSNNDRVSPTTSNNDRVSPTTSNNDRVIPATSNNDRVSPATSNNDRVSPTTSNNDRVIPATSNNDRVSPATSNNKVCPATSFGTTKSDSPSFTTSSSDDSPAFTISSNARSLITNNESFSTISNNESFGTTNSDSPSFTISNHESLILRSNRSSLTTSCNESLECGGSSDSAYLMLAKEQCTRMGMDLTLQKDSEITYVIATDDKHTGYNSHKKANVTFQRENDKTYYVPTEDKLSGYNSDKEANMTPSKNVDVTYAVPTTDKHCGYSSHEETTVKSRPDVDATYVVPTNKPFNVSNFGMENDEFLLNDTVIKMADDTFVLGKIPNESLLYANDHDDSLQIFPNKRKANQKAGPHSEAKEKRECTLDVKSAVLAKILKESDRNEERQVDAELQAEVFGTSVEGDTCGTTEESLNSTVHEEENCKKMIIEEFDNSKKDNPTYTETRDLKSNSGTKKSAKKDAKIESKKCIATDEDSKDILMKQVKSSGCPKKNRQKNTEVSCYEEEDKENIESKEVKPRSKPKKKTEVKPLEDIIQRSKCEMKAAVKTTETVDEIINDESKTKGRGTERSSRRTKGKESFVDSPDDIFFKSKFDKAKDVKIETGDLKNTVVDDMKNVVKPKGRRKAAHKRSSSDDEAVTKDLKAVKGIKLVTEEFNNTLTKDVEIGSVQRRGRRQRAVVKYFSDDEVENESIKAADVKLYTQELKDTENTMTLTHDAEKKGVKSRGRRQKIIHKKFSSSNETETDATMNTTTAESLKFRTEGPQNTVTCDIQMKSVKSKARRQRANHKKSSDDEAELNDTKMSVTAAEGIKLDTGGFESVIIHGIKKKTVKSKGRQRAILKKSPSDAETELDDTKMSVKAVNGGKIDTAQLESTIADDTENKSIKSKGRKGRAIHKKIPTDYETEMNDIKMSVAAAQDVKSHTEEFECSVAHDSGKKSVKSKGRKQRAVQKKLPIDDETKMNDTKVSVAAAQDVNSCTEELECSVAHDIKKTAVKSKGGRRATRTKFSSDDGTETQDAKIITAVKSENDETKVTGRKGKGKSEENEEPHVASRGRRCKSKAIEAMKAMLDDSYS
- the LOC127000278 gene encoding serine-rich adhesin for platelets-like isoform X26; protein product: MDHPSKTLQEKNLEEITAALLDEKYLVNGFGVASSQWEAGKLAKVYQRLLSVHSDIFDFEDEAAPLSRHLAHVCKCLRLLGIGYLAPKLQDLTDKSRALRIISALDDKISAKYKSHMAARRVRMVMKKEDQKSRLKPRPATAQEETVVPERVKASHPDTPDSQKYMIPSGRQLQRTPVGQEKHKPSQPAICGYESLTCITSNSEADTAIPSIDKRATSTSSNEESTDGSPASPSMAKSLRPPSLTRNNENQYAITSQDRTQAPITINSGIVAPITSNNDRVSPATSNNDKVSPATSNNDKVSPATSNNDKVSPATSNNDRVSPATSNNDKVSPTTSNNDKVSPTTSNNDRVSPATSNNDKVSPATSNNDRVSPATSNNDRVSPTTSNNDRVSPTTSNNDKVSPATSNNDKVSPATSNNDRVSPATSNNDKVSPATSNNDRVSPATSNNDRVSPATSNNDRVSPATSNNDRVSPAASNNDRVSPTTSNNDRVSPATSNNDRVSPTTSNNDRVSPTTSNNDRVSPTTSNNDRVSPATSNNDRVSPATSNNDRVSPTTSNNDRVSPTTSNNDRVSPTTSNNDRVSPTTSNNDRVIPATSNNDRVSPATSNNDRVSPTTSNNDRVIPATSNNDRVSPATSNNKVCPATSFGTTKSDSPSFTTSSSDDSPAFTISSNARSLITNNESFSTISNNESFGTTNSDSPSFTISNHESLILRSNRSSLTTSCNESLECGGSSDSAYLMLAKEQCTRMGMDLTLQKDSEITYVIATDDKHTGYNSHKKANVTFQRENDKTYYVPTEDKLSGYNSDKEANMTPSKNVDVTYAVPTTDKHCGYSSHEETTVKSRPDVDATYVVPTNKPFNVSNFGMENDEFLLNDTVIKMADDTFVLGKIPNESLLYANDHDDSLQIFPNKRKANQKAGPHSEAKEKRECTLDVKSAVLAKILKESDRNEERQVDAELQAEVFGTSVEGDTCGTTEESLNSTVHEEENCKKMIIEEFDNSKKDNPTYTETRDLKSNSGTKKSAKKDAKIESKKCIATDEDSKDILMKQVKSSGCPKKNRQKNTEVSCYEEEDKENIESKEVKPRSKPKKKTEVKPLEDIIQRSKCEMKAAVKTTETVDEIINDESKTKGRGTERSSRRTKGKESFVDSPDDIFFKSKFDKAKDVKIETGDLKNTVVDDMKNVVKPKGRRKAAHKRSSSDDEAVTKDLKAVKGIKLVTEEFNNTLTKDVEIGSVQRRGRRQRAVVKYFSDDEVENESIKAADVKLYTQELKDTENTMTLTHDAEKKGVKSRGRRQKIIHKKFSSSNETETDATMNTTTAESLKFRTEGPQNTVTCDIQMKSVKSKARRQRANHKKSSDDEAELNDTKMSVTAAEGIKLDTGGFESVIIHGIKKKTVKSKGRQRAILKKSPSDAETELDDTKMSVKAVNGGKIDTAQLESTIADDTENKSIKSKGRKGRAIHKKIPTDYETEMNDIKMSVAAAQDVKSHTEEFECSVAHDSGKKSVKSKGRKQRAVQKKLPIDDETKMNDTKVSVAAAQDVNSCTEELECSVAHDIKKTAVKSKGGRRATRTKFSSDDGTETQDAKIITAVKSENDETKVTGRKGKGKSEENEEPHVASRGRRCKSKAIEAMKAMLDDSYS
- the LOC127000278 gene encoding serine-rich adhesin for platelets-like isoform X20, producing MDHPSKTLQEKNLEEITAALLDEKYLVNGFGVASSQWEAGKLAKVYQRLLSVHSDIFDFEDEAAPLSRHLAHVCKCLRLLGIGYLAPKLQDLTDKSRALRIISALDDKISAKYKSHMAARRVRMVMKKEDQKSRLKPRPATAQEETVVPERVKASHPDTPDSQKYMIPSGRQLQRTPVGQEKHKPSQPAICGYESLTCITSNSEADTAIPSIDKRATSTSSNEESTDGSPASPSMAKSLRPPSLTRNNENQYAITSQDRTQAPITINSGIVAPITSNNDRVSPATSNNDKVSPATSNNDRVSPATSNNDKVSPATSNNDKVSPATSNNDKVSPATSNNDRVSPATSNNDKVSPTTSNNDKVSPTTSNNDRVSPATSNNDKVSPATSNNDRVSPATSNNDRVSPTTSNNDRVSPTTSNNDKVSPATSNNDKVSPATSNNDRVSPATSNNDKVSPATSNNDRVSPATSNNDRVSPATSNNDRVSPATSNNDRVSPAASNNDRVSPTTSNNDRVSPATSNNDRVSPTTSNNDRVSPTTSNNDRVSPTTSNNDRVSPATSNNDRVSPATSNNDRVSPTTSNNDRVSPTTSNNDRVSPTTSNNDRVSPTTSNNDRVIPATSNNDRVSPATSNNDRVSPTTSNNDRVIPATSNNDRVSPATSNNKVCPATSFGTTKSDSPSFTTSSSDDSPAFTISSNARSLITNNESFSTISNNESFGTTNSDSPSFTISNHESLILRSNRSSLTTSCNESLECGGSSDSAYLMLAKEQCTRMGMDLTLQKDSEITYVIATDDKHTGYNSHKKANVTFQRENDKTYYVPTEDKLSGYNSDKEANMTPSKNVDVTYAVPTTDKHCGYSSHEETTVKSRPDVDATYVVPTNKPFNVSNFGMENDEFLLNDTVIKMADDTFVLGKIPNESLLYANDHDDSLQIFPNKRKANQKAGPHSEAKEKRECTLDVKSAVLAKILKESDRNEERQVDAELQAEVFGTSVEGDTCGTTEESLNSTVHEEENCKKMIIEEFDNSKKDNPTYTETRDLKSNSGTKKSAKKDAKIESKKCIATDEDSKDILMKQVKSSGCPKKNRQKNTEVSCYEEEDKENIESKEVKPRSKPKKKTEVKPLEDIIQRSKCEMKAAVKTTETVDEIINDESKTKGRGTERSSRRTKGKESFVDSPDDIFFKSKFDKAKDVKIETGDLKNTVVDDMKNVVKPKGRRKAAHKRSSSDDEAVTKDLKAVKGIKLVTEEFNNTLTKDVEIGSVQRRGRRQRAVVKYFSDDEVENESIKAADVKLYTQELKDTENTMTLTHDAEKKGVKSRGRRQKIIHKKFSSSNETETDATMNTTTAESLKFRTEGPQNTVTCDIQMKSVKSKARRQRANHKKSSDDEAELNDTKMSVTAAEGIKLDTGGFESVIIHGIKKKTVKSKGRQRAILKKSPSDAETELDDTKMSVKAVNGGKIDTAQLESTIADDTENKSIKSKGRKGRAIHKKIPTDYETEMNDIKMSVAAAQDVKSHTEEFECSVAHDSGKKSVKSKGRKQRAVQKKLPIDDETKMNDTKVSVAAAQDVNSCTEELECSVAHDIKKTAVKSKGGRRATRTKFSSDDGTETQDAKIITAVKSENDETKVTGRKGKGKSEENEEPHVASRGRRCKSKAIEAMKAMLDDSYS